GAATTGATCAGTACACAACAGACAAAAGAAGGGATAGCAGGTGACATAATTAATTATCTTACTTAAGACTCAGGTCTAGTGACATTCCATCAGGCATCAAGCACAGGGGCGGAACCAGAAATCTAACATGGGGGgaccaaaataaataaaagtagaAAACATACCGATTTATTTGAGATGTGCACGCCTTTCTTTgatcaaataaaaaaaatcaatgaTCTCCTCGGCAGAAATGGTCTCCGCAATCTCCTTTTCAATATACACTATCAAATAATCCCTAAGAAATTCATCTTCCATTCGATTGCGAAGACTTGTTTTCACAATTTTCATAGCAGAAAAAACTCGTTTAGATGTTGCAGTAGATGCTGGAAGAGTCAAGACAAGCCTTAATAGTCTATCAACTAATGGATACATGTCAGCTTTCCCTGTGGTTACCAATCCATGATATAAATCACCAAGAGTAGACAGATTCTTCAAATCAGGTGGAACCGGAACATCTAACCCATAATGTTGTAGTTCACACTGTAGATGGATTTTTTCATCTCCCAAAAAATCTTCTGTATAAAACTTTTCAGCTAACTTGCAAATATTCTCTATGTTGAAAGACCTGTAACCATCCCTAGGATTTAGTGATGCACTTAAAATGAGAATCTCCGTCATTTATTCACTGAATCTATTGTTTAGCTCCTATAATTGTTGATCTATGGCAGTTGTAAAGATTTATACTCGGTAATGATGTTCCATTGTCACCATTTGCTTTTGTTTTCCTTGTCGACGAAGAGATTTAAGCACATCAAAGTAGGGAGCATTCATATCTGGAATCAAGATAGTATTTTCCTCCAACTGTTAAACCCCTTGACAGTAAAAGTATTCAAACCACACCTTCCTAATGGATTTTTAgcaaaaagaaaataataaaaacaatatGCTGCATCTTTTTCTAGGGAGTACTCTAACCAAGAAAATTTATCAAACCAACTCTTTTGAAATCGACGGGGATGATTTTCTGAACCACAGAAGGGATAAACTTGCACAGGTTGATATGGGCCAAGATCAATGTATGCTCTCCtaattaaatcttttttattTGGATGATAAGTCTCAATTTGTTTCCGCAAACCAGGATCACGTATTAACGAATTGAAATCAATAATTTCATCAGTGTTCTCATAATCAATACATTCATTAACAATCTCTGGATTTTGAGGATTTTGCTCGGAGTTTCTGTTTATCCCACCAAAAATCAGAGGCTCAACTCCATCTCCAGTGACTTCAATTGAGGCGGCAGAAGGTTCTTCATCTTCATAAGTAGTTGTTTGCTTCTTCTTGGGTTGAAAATAGAATGTAATCTCTTTTCTCTTACTCATATTTATGGATTAGATGCAAAGGTAGAGTAGATAAAGAGAGATGATATTAGGGATTATAATTTTGTAACTTGTATGTATAGTGTGTATTGGGGGTTTTGGGATCGGAGCAGGACAACTGAACAAGTATGTTCTGTTTGTAGACTTTAGTTTTAAGCATTTTTTTTGTTTCAAATTGTACTATCTTTATcttatatgtttatttattaattattaagattaatgAACAAATTCCATGATTTCCATCTAATCAATATTATTTTGAATGaaataattaacaaaatcaataaaattttgtataatcaattctcaatttcaaattttttttttaaatctaggGGGACCAAAAAAAATTTTGatagtaaattttaaaattttatattaaaattttggggttattccGCAGTTGGCGGGGACCGGGGCTCCCTTGGGTCCCCCCAGTTCCTCCCCGTTGCCGTTGCAGTTGCTAGGTACTGGTTTAGTTTCACTCGTGAAGATTTTTGAGCATTTGCGATAGCTTTTGACAGAACCAATGAACTTTTATGACAgagatttttttttcttttttaaaaatTTAGGGGGGTTGAAAAGGTGCAACTCTTGCAATCAATTGGTGCTGATCATGTAGTGGACTTGAACAAAGGGAATATTACTGCAAGTATTAAGGAGTTCTTAAAGTCAAGAAAGCTTAAAGGAGTTGATATTTTGTATGATCCAGTAGGAGGCAAGTTGACGAAAGAATCTCTGAGGCTCTTGAACTGGGGAGCACAAATCATAGTCATTGGATTTGCAAGCGGCCAAGTTCCTATAATTCCTGCAAACATTGCCCTGGTTAAGGTACTTCTCAATGAATATTGTACGATCCAGTCCAGTCTCTTTTTAAGAATGGGTTCTAACTGAGAAAATTAAAATTAGTATGGAAATTAAATGATATTGCTAAAAGTTTTGCCAATGACCATTGTGTAGTTTGTTAGATGGAGTAAGTTGTCAAGCAAAGTAATTGTCAGTTATTTACTGACTGGTTAAATTTCTCCTGGGCCTGGGCGCGCTGGCTTAATGCATCATCTTCAACTTTCATATTCGGCTCCATAGATCCTAAACTGTTAAAACATGTTTTAATCTCATAAATTGTGTTGAGGTCTGGTTGATTTATTGATTATCACCTAAATCCTACTAATATTTGACGATTAAAACTCTCATCTATAGCAATTAAATCTCAGTTTTCACCGCTAGGTACACATTAAGATTCGCTAGTCATCTCTGTTAATCTGTCTGCAGCACCTGAGTGAGTGATTATATTGTTTACATTGGCTGCTTTCAGAATTGAACAATTCATGGATTCTACTGGGGACATTATAACGATGTGATCCGTCCAGAGGTTCCGATTTCATGTTTTCTCTTCTACAATTTTTTTGAAAGATTCTATTGACTCAGTTATTCTCCTTGGATTATGAGTTTATACACAACATTGATTTAGTTTAAAAAACATCATTACGATAGACTGACTTGATACTTGTAATATCAAATAATAGTCATCAACCTTCAAACTCGCAGaactgatacttgattttctGAAAAACAACTAATGAAGTTTTAATTAGAAGGAACTCAACATTATTGATCTATTGTGTGACTCAACTTTCATGTTTTTTATCATATTTACTTGGAGCTTTGTACTGGCAAGCTCTCCACCAGACACTGGAACCGTGACagcactactagaaatagtagatacgacatcggtgcttagacatcggcatgtaatgcacccgatgttaaaagcctgtttaacatcggtttagAAAAAAGCGATGTTAAAAGcctgtttaacatcggttttacatagtagccgttgtctatgttcaattttaaaataataacaaattaaTGTTTTTCACTTCAACATTGGTTATTTATGCTAACCGTTATCTATAACCATTtctaaaaaatgattaaataaatatttCAGTTCCCCCGCTGACTACCCAAATTTTCCCCCGTAacaaaaaagttgaaaaattaTTTCCCCCTTCTCCCTTTACTCACACACCCATACATCTCTATCTCTGTCTCTATCTTCATCtttatctctctccctctctcccccaAACCTTGACTCTCCCTCTCTCTCAAACTCGCAGCTCTCTCTCTCTTTGCTGTCTCTCTCTCAGACCACCGCTCTATctcaaaaaccctaattctctctcTCAAATATCGAACTTCATCTCCTtcagctctctctctctctccctctctccctctctctctttctaTCTCTCTCTGTCTCCTTTCTTACCGCTACTTTCTTGTAAACCTAATTTAAACCTAATACAAAATCACTGAATCGAGATTTGTCTCTCTCTTTCTCCACTCTCTTCCGTCTCCCTATCTATATCTTGATGGAAGCTTCGATTTATGTAAAATTGATTGGTAAAGGTTAGATTTCGGCCATGGTGAAAGCCATTGACGATGCTTTGAAGAAAGGGAAGGAGTTTTCCGTCAAAAATCGGGCTAGAAATTGTTAGTATTATTTAATTTAGTAGCTTAAAATCGAGCCGAGAAAGCAAATATTTGGTTTGATTATGTATGtcaattttaaatttatttcaaaattttacgTTTTGATTTTAATGAAGCTTTTGTTTATAGGCCTGAAGCTTTGGAGCTTGAAACCAACCTTCAATCGGTAACATATATCTCTCTTTTAACTTTATTTACATCCATTGTGTATTTATATAGATCTGTCGgtgtatatttatatttgtatgTTCAATTTTGTTTATTCTATTATGTTCTGCTATTAAGTTTAGGTGTTAATAACACAATTAACTCTATATTTTTTGTATTAGATCTCTATGCTTTTATCATTGGGAGCTATGTCATTTGGACTGTTGTAACTTGGTGTTTTTCCTTTGATGTGTGGGTGGTGGCTGGATGTTTGTACCATAAGAATGCACCCTTTGAAAGTTCCAAGTCTGTTGTTGATAAGGATGCCAACACTAAGAAAAAGAACAAGTCTACTGACAGGAGCACAGCGTCTACAGCTCCTTTGAATAAAGGTATGATATTACATGTAACCAAGTCTCTTAATACATTCAACATTTTGACTGGTATTTCCTTTTTGCTAATATTATTATAGTGAGATGTCAATACTAGCTGGCGAACTACCACAGGTGTAGATATGAGTGTACGGAACACTCCAAGTCACACAAACTTCACTTCTGATAAAGATAACAGAAGAGGAATGGTGGTTCCTTTCAAGCCCCTCTCACTTGCATTTGAAAATGTGAATTACTATGTTGATATGCTTCCTGTAAGTCACCTGTCCTTTAAATTGATATTATAATATGCTGTTTTCTATGAGAGCAGAACATATGGTGGTCAACGATTCTCACAGTAAAACCATTTGTTTGTTCAGGAAATGAAGAGTCAAGGAATCACAGAGCACCTTCTCCAATTGCTATGAGATGTGAGTGGTGCATTCAGGCCTGGTGTTTTGACAGCATTAGTGGGAGTGAGTGGTGCTGGAAAGACCATGTTGATGGATGTATTAGTGGGAAGAAAAACCGGAGGGTATATCGAAGGAAGTATTAGCATTTCAGGTTATCCAAAGAACCAAGCAACTTTTGCTCGTGTCAGTGGTTATTGTGAACAGAACGATATCCATTCTCCACATGTTACCATTCATGAATCTCTTGTGTACTCGGCATGGTTACGTCTTGGTCCAGATGTGTCAAATAAAACACAAAAGGTTAATTCTCTTTTGCTTGCTGATTCTATTACAGATACGCCTCAAAACATTCACACTCTTGTTAAATACCTTATATGATTTTGACAAAAAGATGATGCTACAAAATCCCTGTTTATGTAGAGCATTATTAACATTGCTGATTCATTTGTATATAGTGAAGAAAGATCTGCAGGTTTCGGAGAATCTGGGAAATGGGTTGCTGAATATGTATGTTAAGTCTGGAGATATGGATTCGGCTGAGAAATAGTTTGATGGGATTGACATGAAGACGGTTTTTTCATGGATGTCTATGATAGAGGGCTATATGCAGAAAGGTGATTGGGAAAGTGCCAGTGTGTTCTTTGATCGAATGCCTGAAAAGGATGTAACTGCCTGGAATGTGATGCTTAATGAATTCATTGCGGGGAATGATTTAGCTGCTGCTGAAGTTTTGTTTAGAAGAGCGCCAGAGAAAGATGTGGTTTCGTGGAACTGTATGATTGCAGGGTATGTTGAAAACAAGAACTTCACAAGATCTTTGGAGTTGTTTAAAGAGATGATATTAGCAGATATCAGGCAGGATAGAATAACAATAAGTAGTCTTCTAGCTGTTTGTGGCTTTACAGGTGCAGTGAATTTAGGTGAATCAGTTCATTCTATCATGAAGAAATAGAACATCATGGGGGAGGAAGTTGAAGTAGCTTTAATGGATATGTACAGCAAGTGTGGTGCTCCAGATGAAGCTATGAAGTCATTTGACGACATTTCCATAAAATCCGTGTTGGCCTGGAGTGCCATGATTGTTGGTTTGGCGATGAATGGTCTTTCCAGAGAAGCACTAGACTCTTTTGCACAGATGCATCTTTAGTGATCTATCAGAACCTGATTAATTGTTGTTAATCAGCTTACAAAGTAATCATCGAAAGGACCCCAGAGAGATAACTCTTGAAGGTGATGAGGATGTATATATGCTTGCATACTCAGATAATACATTTTTTG
The sequence above is drawn from the Apium graveolens cultivar Ventura chromosome 2, ASM990537v1, whole genome shotgun sequence genome and encodes:
- the LOC141703409 gene encoding uncharacterized protein LOC141703409, with amino-acid sequence MTEILILSASLNPRDGYRSFNIENICKLAEKFYTEDFLGDEKIHLQCELQHYGLDVPVPPDLKNLSTLGDLYHGLVTTGKADMYPLVDRLLRLVLTLPASTATSKRVFSAMKIVKTSLRNRMEDEFLRDYLIVYIEKEIAETISAEEIIDFFYLIKERRAHLK